One stretch of Phocoena phocoena chromosome 10, mPhoPho1.1, whole genome shotgun sequence DNA includes these proteins:
- the LOC136129747 gene encoding zinc finger protein with KRAB and SCAN domains 7-like isoform X1, which translates to MVRPQEAAVFEFLSVDYTQQKWKGLALSQRALYWNIVLENCCSLASLAGENRMESSELPPKQELSKVLKSSDRTSVVLCGMIPGGPEAGDTCEEALEKLEVQPSGEEGAGLERDFLEITQEDKNKSTKDGCDEYKELGGHPDLSSSPAEHQGVLKGQKFYRCDECGKAFNWSSHLIGHQRIHTGEKPYECNECGKTFRQTSQLIVHLRIHTGEKPYECSDCGKTYRHSSHLIQHQRLHTGEKPYKCIECGKAFSESSKLFDHQRTHTGEKPYGCNECGAVFSRSKSLVRHQVLHTGEKPYKCNECGKAFCSNRNLIDHQRIHTGEKPYECNECGKAFSRSKCLIRHQSLHTGEKPFKCSECRKAFNQISQLADHERIHTGEKPFECNECGKAFSLSKCLIRHQRLHMGEKPYKCNECGKSFNQNSYLIIHQRIHTGEKPYECNECGKVFSHNSSLMVHQRTHTGEKPYKCKDCEKAFRDSSQLTVHQRVHTGEKPYECIECGKAFSQRSTFNHHQRTHTGEKQSGLARSVF; encoded by the exons ATGGTCAGGCCCCAG GAGGCTGCAGTGTTCGAGTTCCTATCTGTGGACTATACTCAGCAAAAGTGGAAAGGTCTGGCACTCAGCCAGAGAGCCCTGTACTGGAACATCGTGCTGGAAAATTGCTGCAGCCTGGCCTCACTGG CAGGTGAGAACAGGATGGAGAGTTCAGAGTTGCCTCCAAAGCAGGAACTTTCTAAAGTTTTGAAGTCATCTGATAGGACCTCAGTAGTACTCTGTGGAATGATTCCAGGAGGACCAGAAGCTGGAGATACCTGTGAAGAGGCTTTAGAGAAGCTAGAAGTTCAACCCTCAGGTGAAGAAGGGGCCGGACTGGAAAGGGATTTCTTGGAAATAACacaggaagataaaaataaatccacaaaaGATGGGTGTGATGAATATAAGGAACTTGGGGGACATCCAGACCTGTCTTCCAGTCCTGCAGAACATCAAGGAGTTCTGAAGGGGCAGAAATTCTATCGATGTGATGAATGTGGCAAAGCTTTTAATTGGAGTTCTCACCTCATTGGGCATCAGAGAatccacactggggagaaaccctatgagtGCAATGAGTGTGGCAAGACCTTCAGGCAGACCTCTCAGCTTATAGTCCATCTCAGAATCCACACAGGGGAAAAGCCCTATGAATGCAGTGACTGTGGTAAGACCTATCGCCACAGCTCCCATCTCATTCAACACCAGAGACTCCATACTGGGGAGAAACCGTATAAATGTATTGAatgtggaaaagctttcagtgAGAGTTCCAAGCTCTTTGACCATCAGAGAACCCATACTGGGGAGAAACCATATGGATGCAATGAATGTGGAGCAGTCTTTAGTCGGAGTAAAAGCCTTGTCCGCCATCAGGTACTTCACACTGGTGAGAAACCTTACAAGTGTAATGAGTGTGGGAAAGCTTTCTGTTCTAACAGAAATCTTATTGACCATCAGAGAAtccacactggggagaagccttatgaatgtaatgaatgtggcaAGGCCTTCAGTCGAAGTAAATGTCTTATTCGACATCAGAGCCTCCACACTGGGGAAAAACCATTCAAATGCAGTGAGTGTAGGAAAGCCTTTAATCAGATCTCTCAACTTGCTGACCATGAGCGAATTCATACTGGGGAAAAACCCTTTGAATGTAATGAGTGTGGTAAGGCATTCAGTCTGAGTAAATGTCTCATTCGACATCAGAGACTTCACATGGGTGAAAAGCCCTATAAATGCAATGAGTGTGGAAAATCCTTCAATCAAAACTCATACCTCATTattcatcagagaattcacactggtgagaaaccttatgaatgtaatgaatgtgggaaggTCTTCAGTCATAATTCTAGCCTTATGGTACATCAGAGAACCCATACTGGGGAGAAACCATATAAATGCAAAGATTGTGAGAAAGCTTTTCGTGACAGCTCACAACTCACTGTGCACCAAAgagttcatactggagagaaaccctatgaatgtattgaatgtgggaaagccttcagtcaACGTTCTACTTTCAATCACCACCAACGAACTCACACTGGAGAAAAGCAGTCAGGTCTGGCTCGGTCTGTTTTTTAA
- the LOC136129747 gene encoding zinc finger protein with KRAB and SCAN domains 7-like isoform X2, giving the protein MVRPQEAAVFEFLSVDYTQQKWKGLALSQRALYWNIVLENCCSLASLGENRMESSELPPKQELSKVLKSSDRTSVVLCGMIPGGPEAGDTCEEALEKLEVQPSGEEGAGLERDFLEITQEDKNKSTKDGCDEYKELGGHPDLSSSPAEHQGVLKGQKFYRCDECGKAFNWSSHLIGHQRIHTGEKPYECNECGKTFRQTSQLIVHLRIHTGEKPYECSDCGKTYRHSSHLIQHQRLHTGEKPYKCIECGKAFSESSKLFDHQRTHTGEKPYGCNECGAVFSRSKSLVRHQVLHTGEKPYKCNECGKAFCSNRNLIDHQRIHTGEKPYECNECGKAFSRSKCLIRHQSLHTGEKPFKCSECRKAFNQISQLADHERIHTGEKPFECNECGKAFSLSKCLIRHQRLHMGEKPYKCNECGKSFNQNSYLIIHQRIHTGEKPYECNECGKVFSHNSSLMVHQRTHTGEKPYKCKDCEKAFRDSSQLTVHQRVHTGEKPYECIECGKAFSQRSTFNHHQRTHTGEKQSGLARSVF; this is encoded by the exons ATGGTCAGGCCCCAG GAGGCTGCAGTGTTCGAGTTCCTATCTGTGGACTATACTCAGCAAAAGTGGAAAGGTCTGGCACTCAGCCAGAGAGCCCTGTACTGGAACATCGTGCTGGAAAATTGCTGCAGCCTGGCCTCACTGG GTGAGAACAGGATGGAGAGTTCAGAGTTGCCTCCAAAGCAGGAACTTTCTAAAGTTTTGAAGTCATCTGATAGGACCTCAGTAGTACTCTGTGGAATGATTCCAGGAGGACCAGAAGCTGGAGATACCTGTGAAGAGGCTTTAGAGAAGCTAGAAGTTCAACCCTCAGGTGAAGAAGGGGCCGGACTGGAAAGGGATTTCTTGGAAATAACacaggaagataaaaataaatccacaaaaGATGGGTGTGATGAATATAAGGAACTTGGGGGACATCCAGACCTGTCTTCCAGTCCTGCAGAACATCAAGGAGTTCTGAAGGGGCAGAAATTCTATCGATGTGATGAATGTGGCAAAGCTTTTAATTGGAGTTCTCACCTCATTGGGCATCAGAGAatccacactggggagaaaccctatgagtGCAATGAGTGTGGCAAGACCTTCAGGCAGACCTCTCAGCTTATAGTCCATCTCAGAATCCACACAGGGGAAAAGCCCTATGAATGCAGTGACTGTGGTAAGACCTATCGCCACAGCTCCCATCTCATTCAACACCAGAGACTCCATACTGGGGAGAAACCGTATAAATGTATTGAatgtggaaaagctttcagtgAGAGTTCCAAGCTCTTTGACCATCAGAGAACCCATACTGGGGAGAAACCATATGGATGCAATGAATGTGGAGCAGTCTTTAGTCGGAGTAAAAGCCTTGTCCGCCATCAGGTACTTCACACTGGTGAGAAACCTTACAAGTGTAATGAGTGTGGGAAAGCTTTCTGTTCTAACAGAAATCTTATTGACCATCAGAGAAtccacactggggagaagccttatgaatgtaatgaatgtggcaAGGCCTTCAGTCGAAGTAAATGTCTTATTCGACATCAGAGCCTCCACACTGGGGAAAAACCATTCAAATGCAGTGAGTGTAGGAAAGCCTTTAATCAGATCTCTCAACTTGCTGACCATGAGCGAATTCATACTGGGGAAAAACCCTTTGAATGTAATGAGTGTGGTAAGGCATTCAGTCTGAGTAAATGTCTCATTCGACATCAGAGACTTCACATGGGTGAAAAGCCCTATAAATGCAATGAGTGTGGAAAATCCTTCAATCAAAACTCATACCTCATTattcatcagagaattcacactggtgagaaaccttatgaatgtaatgaatgtgggaaggTCTTCAGTCATAATTCTAGCCTTATGGTACATCAGAGAACCCATACTGGGGAGAAACCATATAAATGCAAAGATTGTGAGAAAGCTTTTCGTGACAGCTCACAACTCACTGTGCACCAAAgagttcatactggagagaaaccctatgaatgtattgaatgtgggaaagccttcagtcaACGTTCTACTTTCAATCACCACCAACGAACTCACACTGGAGAAAAGCAGTCAGGTCTGGCTCGGTCTGTTTTTTAA